A genomic window from Elaeis guineensis isolate ETL-2024a chromosome 3, EG11, whole genome shotgun sequence includes:
- the LOC114912642 gene encoding probable glucan 1,3-beta-glucosidase A has translation MAFHHLLEWLPILLVLSCRASFSSAARATPSSPIKAVNLGGWLVTEGWIEPSLFDGIPNKDLLDGTQLQFKSVTQQMYLCAEDGGGTIIVANRTSASGWETFTLWRITESTFQFKVFHEQFVGLSSQGDGVVAVSTDPGQSETLEIVRNANNPKRVRIKAPNGLFIQAKTAVSVTADYPESTSWGDDDPSVFLMTIVSTLQGEYQVTNGYGPDKAPQVMKEHWSTFIVEDDFSFISQNGLNAVRIPVGWWIASGPNPPKPFVGGSLQALDNAFTWAGKYNIKVIVDLHAAPGSQNGNEHSGTRDGSQEWGKTDANIDQTVAVIDFLTARYAQDPSLLAIELINEPLAPGVTLDSLEKYYQAGYNTVRKYTSSAYVIMSNRLSADSTELLPFASGFQGSVIDTHYYNLFSNQFNGLTVQQNIDFINNQRSKDLATITRSNGPLTFVGEWVAEWEVNGATKEDYQRFAQAQLNVYGRATFGWAYWTLKNVNNHWSLEWMIQNGYITL, from the exons aTGGCATTCCACCATCTTCTAGAATGGCTGCCAATTCTCCTGGTACTCTCATGCCGCGCTTCCTTCTCCTCTGCTGCCAGAGCCACCCCTTCTTCCCCAATTAAGGCTGTCAACCTCGGAGGATGGCTGGTAACTGAGGGCTGGATCGAGCCATCCCTCTTTGATGGCATACCCAACAAAGATCTCTTG GATGGCACCCAACTCCAGTTCAAGTCGGTGACACAGCAAATGTACTTGTGCGCTGAGGATGGTGGTGGAACGATCATCGTCGCGAATCGGACTAGTGCTTCGGGCTGGGAAACCTTCACG CTGTGGAGAATCACAGAGTCCACCTTCCAATTTAAGGTTTTCCATGAGCAATTCGTAGGCCTCAGCAGCCAAGGAGATGGCGTTGTGGCGGTCTCGACCGACCCTGGCCAATCAGAGACACTTGAGATTGTGAGGAATGCCAATAACCCGAAGCGTGTTCGGATCAAAGCACCAAATGGATTATTCATACAG GCGAAGACGGCTGTGTCGGTGACCGCGGACTATCCTGAGAGCACCAGCTGGGGAGATGATGACCCTTCCGTCTTCCTGATGACTATAGTTTCCACGTTGCAAGGGGAGTACCAAGTCACCAATGGCTATGGGCCAGACAAGGCGCCGCAAGTCATGAAG GAGCATTGGAGCACCTTTATAGTGGAGGATGACTTCAGCTTCATATCCCAGAATGGATTGAATGCTGTGAGAATTCCAGTTGGGTGGTGGATAGCCAGTGGTCCCAATCCACCAAAGCCTTTTGTTGGTGGGTCCCTCCAAGCTCTGGATAATGCTTTCACATGGGCGGG GAAGTATAATATAAAGGTCATTGTGGACCTCCATGCCGCACCTGGATCACAGAATGGGAACGAGCACAGTGGCACAAGAGATGGTTCTCAAGAATGGGGCAAGACTGATGCCAATATAGATCAGACAGTTGCAGTGATAGATTTTCTCACAGCTAG GTATGCTCAAGACCCAAGCCTTCTTGCAATTGAGCTGATCAATGAGCCTCTAGCACCCGGGGTAACACTAGATAGCCTGGAAAAGTACTATCAAGCTGGATACAACACTGTTCGCAAGTATACATCCAGTGCCTATGTGATCATGTCGAACCGACTATCAGCTGATTCCACGGAGCTCCTCCCATTTGCCAGCGGCTTCCAGGGCTCTGTCATCGACACCCACTACTACAATCTCTTCTCCAACCAGTTCAATGGCTTGACCGTGCAACAAAACATCGACTTCATTAACAACCAGCGATCCAAGGACCTTGCTACCATAACCAGATCTAATGGCCCCCTCACTTTTGTTG GGGAATGGGTGGCAGAATGGGAGGTGAATGGTGCAACAAAGGAGGACTACCAAAGGTTTGCGCAGGCCCAATTAAATGTCTATGGGCGGGCCACGTTTGGATGGGCTTACTGGACTCTGAAGAATGTTAATAACCATTGGAGCTTGGAATGGATGATTCAAAATGGCTACATTACTTTGTAG
- the LOC105041640 gene encoding probable glucan 1,3-beta-glucosidase A: protein MAVHHLLKWLPILLVLSRHASFSSAATAAPSSPIKAVNLGGWLVTEGWIKPSLFDGIPNNDLLDGTQLHVMSVTQQKYLCAEGGGGTTIVANRASASGWETFTLWRITESTFQFKVFYKQFVGLGSQGDGVVAVSKEPGQSETLEIVRKANDPNRVRIKAPNGLFIQAKADASVTADHPESTSWGDDDPSVFLIMTNNFTRLQGEYQVTNGYGPDMAPQVMKEHWSSFIVEDDFGFISQKGLNAVRIPVGWWIASDPNPPKPFVGGSLQALDNAFTWAGKYNIKVIVDLHAAPGSQNGKEHSGTRDGSQEWGLTDDNIAQTVAVIDFLTDRYAQNPSLLAIELINEPQAPNVTLDSLKKYYQAGYNTVRKYTPNAYVIMSNRLSPDSEEELLQFASGFPGSVIDIHYYNLFSDQFKRMSVKQNINFVNNQRSKELAAITRSNGPLIFVGEWVAEWEVHGATKEDYQRFAQAQLNVYGQATFGWAYWTLQHVQHHWSLEWMIQKGFITL from the exons atGGCAGTCCACCATCTTCTAAAATGGCTGCCAATTCTCCTCGTACTCTCACGCCACGCTTCCTTCTCCTCTGCTGCCACAGCGGCCCCTTCTTCCCCAATTAAGGCTGTCAACCTTGGAGGATGGCTGGTGACTGAGGGCTGGATCAAACCATCCCTCTTTGATGGCATACCCAACAATGATCTCTTG GATGGCACCCAACTCCATGTCATGTCGGTGACACAGCAGAAGTACTTGTGCGCTGAGGGTGGTGGTGGAACGACCATTGTTGCGAATCGGGCTAGCGCTTCGGGCTGGGAAACCTTCACG CTGTGGAGAATCACGGAGTCCACCTTCCAATTTAAAGTTTTCTATAAGCAATTCGTAGGCCTTGGCAGCCAAGGAGATGGCGTTGTGGCGGTCTCGAAAGAACCAGGCCAATCAGAGACACTTGAGATTGTGAGGAAGGCCAATGACCCGAACCGTGTTCGGATCAAAGCACCAAATGGATTATTCATACAG GCGAAGGCGGATGCGTCGGTGACTGCAGACCACCCTGAGAGTACCAGTTGGGGAGATGATGATCCTTCTGTCTTCCTGATCATGACTAATAATTTTACCAGATTGCAAGGGGAGTACCAAGTCACCAATGGCTATGGACCAGACATGGCTCCACAAGTCATGAAG GAGCATTGGAGCAGCTTTATAGTGGAGGATGACTTCGGTTTCATATCCCAGAAGGGATTGAATGCCGTGAGAATTCCAGTTGGGTGGTGGATAGCCAGTGATCCCAACCCACCAAAGCCTTTTGTTGGTGGATCTCTCCAAGCTTTGGATAATGCTTTCACTTGGGCAGG GAAGTATAATATAAAGGTCATTGTGGACCTACATGCCGCACCTGGATCACAGAATGGGAAGGAGCACAGTGGCACAAGAGATGGTTCCCAAGAATGGGGTCTGACTGATGACAATATAGCTCAGACAGTTGCAGTGATAGATTTTCTCACAGATAG GTATGCTCAAAACCCAAGCCTCCTTGCAATTGAGCTGATCAACGAGCCTCAAGCGCCCAATGTAACACTAGATAGCCTAAAAAAGTACTATCAAGCAGGATACAACACTGTTCGCAAATACACACCCAATGCCTATGTGATCATGTCGAACCGACTATCACCTGACTCAGAGGAGGAGCTCCTCCAGTTTGCCAGTGGCTTCCCGGGCTCTGTCATCGACATCCACTACTACAATCTCTTCTCCGACCAGTTCAAGCGAATGAGTGTGAAACAAAACATCAACTTTGTTAACAACCAGCGATCCAAGGAGCTTGCTGCCATAACCAGATCTAATGGCCCCCTCATTTTTGTTG GGGAATGGGTGGCAGAATGGGAGGTGCATGGTGCAACAAAGGAGGACTACCAAAGGTTTGCACAGGCCCAATTAAATGTCTATGGGCAGGCCACATTTGGATGGGCTTACTGGACTCTGCAGCATGTTCAGCACCATTGGAGCTTGGAATGGATGATTCAAAAGGGCTTCATTACTTTGTAG